The Myxococcus virescens sequence TGGCGCTGGGCAGCCGGCACCCCGTGTCGCGGACGATGGAGGAGATTGTCCGGACCTTCTCGCGGCTCGGCTTCGACGTGGCCAGCGGCCCGGAGATTGAGCTGGACTACTTCAACTTCGAGGCGCTGAACCTGCCGAAGGACCACCCCGCGCGGGACATGCAGGACACCTTCTACGTGGACGAGGCCACGCTGGGCCACGCGAAGAAGGCGGACAGCTCCGCGCTGCTGCGCACGCACACGTCCCCGGTGCAGGTGCGGTACATGCTCAACCGCAAGCCGCCCATCCGCGCGGTGATGCCGGGCCGGGTGTACCGGCGCGACTCGGACATCACGCACACGCCGATGTTCCACCAGGTGGAAGGCCTGCTGGTGGACAAGGGCGTGACGTTCGCCGAGCTGAAGGGCTCGTTGGCGGCGTTCGTGACGGCGTTCTTCGGTTCGGACACGCGCACGCGCTTCCGCCCGTCCTTCTTCCCCTTCACGGAGCCCTCCGCGGAGGTGGACATCACCTGCACGAACTGCGCGGGCAAGGGCTGCCGCATCTGCAAGCAGACGGGGTGGTTGGAGGTGCTGGGCAGCGGCATGGTGCACCCCAACGTCTTCACCTCCGCCGGGTATGACCCGAACGAGGTGACGGGCTACGCGTTCGGCATGGGCGTGGAGCGCATCGCCATGCTGCGCTACCGCATCGACGACCTGCGGATGATGTTCGAGAACGACGCGCGGTTCCTCGAGCAGTTCTGAGATTCCAGGGGGCCGCTGGTGGGCCCCCGTGTTCCAGCCGATTGAAGAAGAGGGTGGACCTGTGAAGATTTCGGTGAAGTGGCTGGGCGATTACGTGGCGCTGCCGCCGTCCGAGGACGAGCTGGCGCGCAAGCTGACCGCCGCGGGCCTGGAGATTGAGGGAATGGAGCGCCCCGCGGAGGCCCTTCGCGGCGTGGTGGTGGCGCAAATCAAGGAGTCCGTGCAGCACCCCAACGCGGACAAGCTGTCCGTCACGCAGGTGGACATCGGCGGGACGGCGCTGCTCCAGGTGGTGTGCGGCGCGAAGAACTTCAAGGTGGGTGACAAGGTGCCGCTGGCCACCGTGGGCGCGAAGCTGCCCAACGGCATGGACATCAAGCAGGCGGCGCTGCGCGGCGTGGACAGCTTCGGCATGCTCTGCTCGTCCAAGGAACTGGGCCTGAGCGAGGAGTCCAGCGGCCTGCTCATCCTGCCGGCGGACACGCGCGTGGGCACGCCCATCGCGGAGGCCGTGGGGCTGGATGACGTGGTGCTGGAGGTGAACGTCACGCCGAACCGCCCGGACGCGCTCAGCCACCTGGGCGTGGCGCGCGAGGTGAGCGTGGTGACGGGCTCCGCGCTGAAGGTGCCCCAGCCGAAGCCCGCGGAGTCGGGCACGGCCGCCGCCGAGCAGGTGAAGGTGCGCGTGGAGGCCCCGGACCGCTGCCCGCGCTACGTGGCGCGCGTGGTGGAG is a genomic window containing:
- the pheS gene encoding phenylalanine--tRNA ligase subunit alpha, producing MRDRLLALAESARREIGGASELSAVEALRVRYLGKKGELSGVLGGMGKLPPDERRSLGEVANSVKAELEKLLAEAVERAEAAALEAQLQGPGLDVTLPGRGVALGSRHPVSRTMEEIVRTFSRLGFDVASGPEIELDYFNFEALNLPKDHPARDMQDTFYVDEATLGHAKKADSSALLRTHTSPVQVRYMLNRKPPIRAVMPGRVYRRDSDITHTPMFHQVEGLLVDKGVTFAELKGSLAAFVTAFFGSDTRTRFRPSFFPFTEPSAEVDITCTNCAGKGCRICKQTGWLEVLGSGMVHPNVFTSAGYDPNEVTGYAFGMGVERIAMLRYRIDDLRMMFENDARFLEQF